CCCGCCACGATTGCACACTGAGTTGGGGCGCTCCCTAAGACATACTATGCAATCGCCCTTGTAGTTGCTGCCCAACACCATTTAGATTTTTTTGTTTTATTCCTGTAATTGCTAAATACCGATACGTAGCAGCCTGAATGTCGCCGTTGATACCAAATACTACAGTTAGTACCGTCAACAGGACTAAAACAACAATATTGTGCCGGGCCAAACGTGGCATCGCACACTGGCCTCCCCCTCAATCACAATGTGAGCCCTCGCGTCCAGTTGATCACCGTGATGAAATAAAATTACGCACTGTTTCAAGTCCCCCTCCTTCAAGGTCACCAGCCTTTGAGCTATCAAAACAATAGTGTATTCAGGGTCAGGGCAATTATTCCTTCCATAGGAGCCTGTTTCATGAACTCAAAATCAGGGACGAGACCTCTGGTTGTAGCATAGGGTGACAAGGGAGCCCACCACATGTGGCGCATGAACATCGTTAGAGGTGGTTCGTGCGAGAGACCGATAGGCACCAAAATGTTATCCGAATCGTTTCGACATATAACGACATGGCCAACGGGTATCTTTGTGGGCCATACGCTTACTATCATGTGGATACCGGCCATTCAGGTCCCCACGCGATTTAACTTGACTTGAGGAGCCTGTTTGTCTGACTTTGACGAATCAGAAGTAGGGGTAGGTAGCGGTTCGATTCGCCCATTTCCCGTGGGCTGACGGTGGGGACGGGGTAGGCCGGCGGGCCCGTCGTACCCTTTTACGCCAAGTCCACCGCCGTCCATCCAAAGGGCAAGCAGGTGGATCGCTCCCAACAACGAGTTTGGGCCGACAACATCGAGATAGGAGCGTTGGATGACCTCAATCATGCACACACCGCCTCCTGGGCGAGGCCCTCTCGGGTTGGCTGCTCTCCTCGCACCCGGAGCGAACGCGCCAACACCCTCCCGGACTCGACGTTCGGCCCTTCCCGCCGGCCCGGCCGGCGGTACTATGGCCTCTGCTGACTCCTGCCGGCTCAGCCGCGCCTTGCGGTCGCGGGTTGCCAGCTCCGCTGGCCCGCCGGCAGGCCTCCCCGGGTAAGAGCGCGCACTTTCGTCGCACACCCGCCGCGTTTACAGCGCCGCCCTTCGGCCCATCTCGGGCTTCGCCGTGTCTTGCCGGCTCGTCCAGACGGCGCCGCCTCGCCCGCGGTTCCTGGTCGTCGGGTCGCGACTTTGCCTCCGGCTTCCTTCGGATCCCGCGTCGCCGCGGGCACCCTTGCCTTCGGCTAGCGGTTGTACGGGGCCACCCTCCGCAGGGGACTTTCACCCCTTAGCACTCGCCCATGCCGGGCGCACACCACATGCCGAAGGGCCGGGTTCCTCCCCGGCCCTTCCCACGTCCGCTGCGCTGCGGCACACCCCTCTTCGCCGATCCTGGTATACCTCGGTTGGGTTGGATTCATGCGGTCCCGTCCTGCCGGCTTTCTCCGCGGTGCATCGGAGACTCCCCATCCGTCGGGCCCGGGCCGGCTGTTCGCAGCCGACCGGCGTTGCCGACCGGCGCTGCTTCACGCCCCCCGGGCCGCCCGGGGCGTCTCCTCGAACTGCTCTTCTTCCGTCGAGCCCTTGAGCGCCAGGGTCGACGACTGCCCGCCCGAGATGACCTCCGAGACCCGGTCGAAGTAGCCGGTTCCCACCTCGCGCTGGTGCCGGGTGGCGGTGTAGCCCAGTTCCTCCAGCTCGAACTCCCGCTGCTGCAGCTGGACGTAGGCCGTCATGCCGGTGCGGGCATAGCCGTGGGCCAGCTCGAACATGGAGGCGTTGAGGGCGTGGAAGCCCGCCAGGGTGATGAACTGGAACTTGTAGCCCATGGCCGCGAGCTCCCGCTGGAAGCGGGCGATGGTGTCGTCGTCCAGGTGGCGCTTCCAGTTGAAGGACGGCGAGCAGTTGTAGGCCAGAAGCTTGCCCGGGAACTGGCGGTGGATCGCCTCGGCGAACCGCCGCGCCTCCTCCAGATCGGGCTTGGCCGTCTCGAACCACAAGAGGTCGGCGTAGGGCGCGTAGGCCAGCCCGCGGGCGATGGCCGCCTCGATGCCGTTGCGCACCCGGAAGTAGCCCTCGGGCGTCCGCTCGCCGGTGATGAACGGCCGGTCATAGGGGTCGACGTCGCTGGTCAGCAGGGTGGCCCCCAGGGCGTCGGTGCGGGCCACCAGGATGGTGGGCACCCCGCAGACGTCGGAGGCCAGCCGGGCGGCGGTCAGGGTGCGGATGAACTGGCTGGTGGGCACCAACACCTTGCCGCCCATGTGCCCGCACTTCTTCTCCGAGGCCAACTGGTCTTCGTAGTGGACCCCGGCCGCCCCGGCCTCGATCATGGCCTTCATCAGCTCGAAGGCGTTGAGGGGCCCGCCGAAGCCGGCCTCGGCGTCGGCCACGATGGGGGCCATCCAGTAGGTCGAGTCGTCCCCCTCGGCCCAGTGGATCTGGTCCGCCCGGCGCAGGGCGTTGTTGATCCGTCGGATCACCGCGGGGACGCTGTTGGCGGGGTAGAGGCTCTGGTCGGGGTACATCTGCTCGGCCAGGTTGGCGTCGGCGGCCACCTGCCAGCCGCTGAGGTAGATGGCCTTGAGCCCGGCCTTGACCATCTGCACCGCCTGGGCCCCGGTCAGGGCGCCCAGCGCGGCCACGTAGTCCTCGCTT
This is a stretch of genomic DNA from Thermaerobacter sp. PB12/4term. It encodes these proteins:
- the aceA gene encoding isocitrate lyase, whose amino-acid sequence is MEERIRQEAAQLEEEWRASPRWQGIRRNYSAEDVVRLRGSIRVEYTLARQGAERLWQLLQSEDYVAALGALTGAQAVQMVKAGLKAIYLSGWQVAADANLAEQMYPDQSLYPANSVPAVIRRINNALRRADQIHWAEGDDSTYWMAPIVADAEAGFGGPLNAFELMKAMIEAGAAGVHYEDQLASEKKCGHMGGKVLVPTSQFIRTLTAARLASDVCGVPTILVARTDALGATLLTSDVDPYDRPFITGERTPEGYFRVRNGIEAAIARGLAYAPYADLLWFETAKPDLEEARRFAEAIHRQFPGKLLAYNCSPSFNWKRHLDDDTIARFQRELAAMGYKFQFITLAGFHALNASMFELAHGYARTGMTAYVQLQQREFELEELGYTATRHQREVGTGYFDRVSEVISGGQSSTLALKGSTEEEQFEETPRAARGA